One genomic region from Kamptonema formosum PCC 6407 encodes:
- the treS gene encoding maltose alpha-D-glucosyltransferase, whose amino-acid sequence MSILNDDPLWFKDAIIYEVPVRAFADSNADGIGDFRGLTEKLDYLQDLGVTAIWVLPFFPSPLRDDGYDTSDYTSVNPIYGNLEDFQNLLDAAHQRGIRVIIELIVNHTSDQHPWFQKARRAPKGSKERDFYVWSDTPEKYQDARIIFQDFETSNWAWDAVAKSYYWHRFYSHQPDLNYDNPAVRQAILDTVDFWLAMGVDGLRMDAVPYLYERDGTNCENLSETHFFLKQLRKHVDENFPNRMLLAEANQWPEDAVQYYAQGDECHMNFHFPLMPRLFMSLQMEDSFPIIDIIQQTPHIPDNCQWALFLRNHDELTLEMVSDEDRDYMYRVYAQDTQARINLGIRRRLAPLMGNNRRRIELMNALLLSLPGTPVLYYGDEIGMGDNIYLGDRNGVRTPMQWSGDRNAGFSRANPQKLYAPPILDPEYHYEAINVEAQRSNLNSLWWWMKRLIGIRQHFQAFGRGTFEFLYPENRKVLAFMRIYDGEHILVVANLSRFVQTVELDLSPFKGSVPIEIFGRSEFPTIGDYPYFLSLTPHSFYWFTIALKPDVYPQQLPQVKLPTLTISGNWESIFNPNNKSRVQIATILPKYLRSFRWFGGKDRTIQAVQITEVIPISSSGFAGENLGSSSIAAQKQSINTYYLVFLKVDYTEGMAETYVLPLGYEKISSVGDSGEILADGNVTNYKQNQPSQSLHSAQAIAELKFIGKNDEIGVLFDAGGEKDFLSFPLDAIANSRQYTGTAGKLLATITKELTPEEDLSHVEPRLIKGEKSNTSVVYGDRLILKLFRKVEEGINPDLEIGQFLTDKNPLQPYIPVAGALEYRRPGSESITIGILHKFIPEARDAWSYTLDSLSHYFEEVMVVGAKHSNDNSSGYGDSYLPTALPLPVQQPSNSLVSNLSVEMPELAHELIGAYLTSAELLGQRTAELHLTLASDLENPSFAAENFTSFYQRSIYQQMRNLTGRTLLLLRKGLLKLSPDGQKMAQVILSHPEQLIGKFRSILNLKITAQRIRCHGDYHLGQVLYTGKDFIIIDFEGEPARPLSERRMKRSPLRDVAGMVQSFNYAATLSLRKEIENGIIRAETLPTMNQWAKFWYGWVSVAFLKSYLMTAGDANFVPKSMDELQVLLDAYILEKVVYELANELNSHPDWAEITIERILYLIGFPVEQLLG is encoded by the coding sequence ATGTCAATTTTGAATGACGATCCTTTGTGGTTTAAAGATGCCATCATTTACGAAGTGCCTGTTCGTGCCTTTGCTGACAGCAATGCTGACGGTATTGGCGACTTTCGGGGATTGACAGAAAAACTAGATTACTTGCAAGATTTGGGAGTGACAGCTATCTGGGTGCTGCCTTTCTTTCCCTCGCCGTTGCGAGACGATGGCTATGATACTTCAGACTACACTAGCGTCAACCCAATTTATGGCAATTTGGAAGATTTTCAAAACCTTTTAGATGCCGCTCACCAGCGGGGAATTCGAGTAATTATTGAGTTAATTGTCAATCATACTTCTGACCAGCATCCCTGGTTTCAAAAGGCGCGGAGAGCGCCGAAAGGCAGCAAGGAGCGAGATTTTTACGTTTGGAGCGATACACCCGAAAAATATCAAGATGCACGGATTATTTTCCAAGATTTTGAGACTTCAAACTGGGCTTGGGATGCGGTGGCAAAATCTTACTATTGGCATAGATTTTACTCCCATCAACCTGATTTAAATTATGACAATCCAGCGGTGCGCCAAGCAATTTTAGATACTGTCGATTTCTGGTTAGCTATGGGTGTAGATGGGCTACGGATGGATGCCGTTCCTTATCTGTACGAGCGGGATGGTACTAATTGTGAAAACCTTTCAGAAACGCACTTTTTCCTAAAACAATTACGGAAGCACGTAGACGAAAATTTCCCGAATCGAATGCTACTTGCTGAGGCTAATCAGTGGCCGGAAGATGCGGTGCAATATTATGCTCAGGGAGATGAATGTCACATGAACTTTCATTTTCCTCTAATGCCCCGCTTATTCATGTCGTTGCAGATGGAAGATAGCTTCCCAATTATTGATATTATTCAGCAAACTCCTCACATTCCTGATAACTGTCAGTGGGCTTTATTCCTCCGCAATCATGATGAATTAACCTTAGAAATGGTGAGCGATGAAGACCGGGATTATATGTACCGAGTTTACGCTCAAGATACCCAAGCGAGGATTAATTTAGGTATCCGCCGTCGGTTAGCTCCTTTAATGGGAAATAACCGCCGCCGCATTGAGTTAATGAATGCTCTTTTACTTTCTCTCCCTGGTACTCCCGTGCTGTATTACGGGGATGAAATTGGGATGGGAGACAATATTTATTTAGGCGATCGCAATGGGGTAAGAACTCCGATGCAATGGAGTGGCGATCGCAATGCGGGCTTTAGTCGGGCAAACCCTCAAAAGCTATACGCACCGCCAATTCTTGACCCAGAATATCACTATGAAGCCATTAATGTAGAAGCGCAACGATCTAACCTAAATTCGCTGTGGTGGTGGATGAAACGCTTAATTGGAATTAGGCAGCACTTCCAAGCATTTGGTCGCGGAACCTTTGAATTTCTGTATCCCGAAAACCGCAAAGTCTTGGCTTTTATGCGGATTTACGATGGAGAACATATCCTGGTTGTAGCGAATTTGTCGCGCTTTGTGCAAACAGTTGAATTAGACCTCTCGCCCTTCAAAGGTTCAGTGCCAATTGAGATTTTTGGTCGCTCTGAATTTCCCACTATTGGCGATTATCCTTACTTTCTCAGTCTCACTCCTCACTCGTTTTATTGGTTTACGATCGCACTTAAACCGGATGTTTATCCACAGCAATTACCGCAAGTAAAACTGCCGACTTTGACTATTAGTGGTAATTGGGAAAGTATTTTTAATCCCAATAACAAATCCAGAGTCCAAATTGCTACTATTTTACCTAAATACTTACGTAGCTTTCGTTGGTTTGGTGGTAAAGATCGGACAATTCAAGCGGTACAAATTACAGAAGTTATTCCGATAAGTTCCTCTGGATTTGCTGGCGAAAATTTGGGGTCATCATCAATAGCGGCTCAAAAACAATCTATTAATACCTATTATCTGGTATTTTTAAAAGTAGATTACACCGAAGGAATGGCCGAAACTTATGTGCTACCTCTAGGCTACGAAAAAATTAGTAGTGTTGGGGATAGTGGGGAGATATTGGCTGATGGTAACGTCACAAATTATAAACAAAACCAGCCATCACAAAGCCTTCATTCTGCACAGGCGATCGCAGAGCTCAAGTTTATCGGCAAAAATGATGAAATTGGCGTGCTATTTGACGCTGGGGGAGAGAAAGACTTTTTGAGCTTTCCCTTGGATGCGATCGCCAATTCCCGTCAATATACGGGCACTGCTGGTAAATTGCTAGCAACGATTACCAAGGAATTAACCCCGGAAGAAGACTTATCGCACGTTGAACCCCGCTTGATTAAGGGAGAAAAAAGCAATACTTCAGTAGTTTACGGCGATCGCTTAATCCTTAAATTGTTCCGCAAAGTTGAGGAAGGTATCAATCCCGACCTAGAAATTGGGCAATTCTTAACTGATAAAAACCCGCTCCAACCATATATCCCAGTTGCAGGAGCCTTAGAGTACCGCCGCCCAGGAAGCGAATCGATTACAATTGGAATATTGCACAAGTTTATTCCCGAAGCTAGGGATGCTTGGTCTTATACATTGGATAGCTTAAGTCACTATTTCGAGGAAGTAATGGTCGTAGGTGCAAAGCATTCTAACGACAATTCATCAGGTTATGGTGACAGTTATTTACCCACTGCTTTACCCTTACCAGTGCAACAGCCATCAAATTCGCTGGTATCTAATCTATCAGTTGAAATGCCAGAATTGGCTCACGAACTTATCGGCGCTTATTTAACATCTGCCGAACTTTTGGGTCAGCGGACGGCGGAACTGCATTTAACTTTAGCTTCGGATTTAGAGAATCCCAGTTTTGCCGCAGAAAATTTCACATCTTTTTACCAGCGTTCCATTTATCAGCAGATGAGAAATCTCACTGGTAGAACTTTATTGCTACTAAGAAAAGGGCTTTTAAAGTTATCGCCAGACGGACAAAAAATGGCACAAGTTATCCTCAGTCATCCAGAGCAGTTGATCGGAAAATTCAGGTCGATTTTGAACCTTAAAATCACAGCTCAGCGTATTCGCTGTCATGGGGATTACCATTTAGGTCAAGTGCTCTATACAGGCAAAGATTTTATCATTATTGATTTTGAAGGAGAACCGGCGCGTCCTTTGAGCGAGCGGCGCATGAAGCGCTCACCTTTGCGAGATGTTGCAGGGATGGTGCAATCTTTCAACTATGCCGCAACTTTATCCCTCCGTAAAGAGATAGAAAACGGCATAATTCGAGCTGAAACTCTCCCCACAATGAATCAATGGGCTAAGTTT
- a CDS encoding 2Fe-2S iron-sulfur cluster-binding protein, with the protein MAVYQVRLVNPAIALDRTIPVPDDQYILDMAEEAGLRLPSGCKQGECSACIAKLVSGEVDQSEQKFLRPSELNAGYTVTCVAYPLSDCTLLTHQEQVLYQSSLYYQQNLG; encoded by the coding sequence ATGGCAGTTTATCAAGTTCGGTTAGTGAATCCTGCGATCGCACTAGATCGGACAATTCCAGTACCAGATGACCAGTATATTCTAGATATGGCAGAAGAAGCTGGTCTTCGGCTGCCTTCTGGATGCAAACAAGGGGAATGTTCGGCTTGTATTGCTAAACTGGTAAGCGGCGAAGTCGATCAAAGCGAGCAAAAATTTCTGCGACCGTCGGAATTAAATGCAGGTTATACTGTTACTTGTGTAGCTTACCCGCTATCTGATTGTACATTGCTTACTCATCAAGAACAAGTTTTATATCAATCATCTCTTTATTATCAGCAAAATCTGGGTTAA
- a CDS encoding RNA polymerase sigma factor, with product MQTPQFPESNHPIVKSLFHNSDQELLTLFQNHPDQGKFFTAIFCRYAQIVYTLIRHSVRSPVQADYLFARTWRHIYYELRGLDLRRESPEEGGENITLQNWLINVTAICINQTDLPSVESIHYSLLSAPPPLWCYVGQALEQLAPLLRLTVLMAQTFRWSETRIAAYLQAEGEAISPAQVKALLQKGYQSLEGNLPEDIRAIYFEEDLMVMGNG from the coding sequence GTGCAAACGCCTCAATTTCCTGAATCCAACCATCCGATTGTCAAATCGCTGTTTCATAACAGCGACCAGGAGTTGCTGACTCTGTTTCAAAATCATCCCGATCAGGGAAAATTTTTCACGGCGATTTTTTGTCGATACGCTCAAATTGTCTACACGCTGATTCGGCATTCAGTGCGATCGCCAGTGCAGGCTGATTACCTATTTGCTAGGACTTGGCGGCATATTTACTACGAATTGCGTGGCCTAGATTTGCGCCGTGAAAGCCCAGAAGAGGGAGGGGAGAATATTACTCTTCAGAATTGGCTGATTAATGTAACAGCTATTTGTATTAATCAGACCGATTTACCGTCAGTGGAATCGATTCATTACTCTTTACTATCGGCTCCACCGCCGCTTTGGTGTTACGTCGGACAGGCATTAGAACAGTTAGCTCCGTTGCTAAGATTAACTGTTTTAATGGCTCAGACTTTCCGTTGGAGCGAGACGCGAATTGCGGCTTATTTGCAAGCAGAGGGCGAAGCAATTTCTCCCGCTCAGGTGAAAGCTTTGTTGCAAAAGGGGTATCAAAGTTTAGAGGGAAATTTGCCGGAGGATATTCGCGCTATTTACTTTGAGGAGGATTTGATGGTAATGGGTAATGGGTAA
- a CDS encoding pentapeptide repeat-containing protein, with product MKIKPILGFATLAIALSLAMPVQSANRRDVEKLKETGQCSRCDLRDANLRNANLQGADLRNANLRGANLRGAALRNADLSNADLRGADLRDADLSRSNLRNANLSDANLRNADLERAEVRGVNFQGTDLRGANVKDTGLPGDNRGRDNDRERNDNERVAVEFISRSNDEVRIQIEGDGKRQQIRLSGNNSKERIYLPATTYRVSFFGSQSGYKPWKSGKLDLGRGRTNTIRIYFNRSNRSVQVENDPQAWNSD from the coding sequence ATGAAGATCAAACCTATTTTAGGATTTGCAACGCTGGCGATCGCACTCAGCCTAGCGATGCCAGTTCAGTCCGCAAATCGCCGAGATGTCGAGAAACTAAAAGAAACTGGTCAGTGCTCTCGGTGCGACCTCAGAGATGCTAATCTTAGAAATGCGAACCTGCAAGGAGCAGACCTCAGAAATGCCAACCTCAGAGGTGCGAACCTGCGAGGCGCTGCTCTTAGAAATGCCGACTTAAGCAATGCTGACCTCCGAGGAGCTGATTTAAGAGATGCAGATTTGAGTAGGTCTAATTTGAGGAATGCCAACTTGAGTGATGCTAACTTAAGGAATGCTGACTTGGAACGAGCTGAGGTCAGAGGTGTCAACTTCCAGGGAACCGATTTAAGAGGGGCAAACGTTAAAGATACCGGTTTGCCAGGTGATAACCGAGGGCGCGACAACGATCGGGAACGCAATGATAATGAAAGGGTAGCGGTGGAGTTCATTTCTCGCAGTAATGATGAGGTCAGGATTCAAATTGAAGGAGATGGCAAGAGACAACAAATTAGATTAAGCGGCAATAATTCTAAGGAAAGGATTTATCTGCCAGCTACAACTTATAGAGTTAGTTTCTTTGGTAGCCAATCTGGGTATAAGCCTTGGAAATCTGGCAAACTCGATTTGGGGCGGGGTCGCACGAATACGATCAGAATTTACTTTAACCGTAGCAATCGCTCGGTGCAGGTAGAAAATGACCCGCAAGCTTGGAATTCCGATTAA
- a CDS encoding ABC transporter permease, translating to MTLKTRKQTNLLLLLFPGTFWLVTFFVVPLLIVLSYSFLERGTYGGVTWTFTLASYQRLLGDRNSYIYLGVLWRSLWLAFLTTAACLLIGYPLAFFIATRRSPGWKNALLLLVIIPFWTNFLVRTYAWIVLLQSKGVINVALQSLQIINEPLNLLFTPFAVTIGLIYGYLPFMVLPLYSTIERFNFTLVEAAQDLGANDLRTLWRIVLPLTRRGIIAGSILVFVPTVGAFITPDILGGAKTMMVGNLIQNQFLKARDWPFGSALSMLLMVLVLIPMLVYFHLSEAEN from the coding sequence ATGACACTTAAAACCCGGAAACAAACTAATCTTTTACTGCTCTTATTTCCCGGCACATTCTGGCTGGTGACTTTTTTTGTTGTGCCACTGCTGATTGTCTTAAGCTACAGCTTCTTAGAACGTGGCACTTACGGCGGTGTCACCTGGACATTTACACTGGCTAGCTATCAGCGTTTATTAGGCGATAGAAATAGTTATATTTACTTGGGAGTGCTGTGGCGCTCCCTCTGGCTAGCATTTCTTACCACCGCAGCTTGCTTGCTCATTGGCTATCCCCTAGCATTTTTTATTGCCACGCGACGCTCGCCGGGATGGAAAAATGCTTTACTATTGCTAGTAATTATTCCCTTTTGGACTAACTTTCTAGTACGGACTTACGCCTGGATAGTTCTGTTGCAAAGTAAAGGAGTAATTAACGTAGCCCTGCAAAGCCTGCAAATTATCAACGAACCATTAAACTTGCTTTTCACTCCTTTTGCCGTCACAATTGGTTTGATTTATGGCTATCTGCCCTTTATGGTTTTACCATTATATTCTACTATAGAACGTTTCAATTTTACATTAGTAGAAGCCGCCCAAGATTTAGGAGCTAATGACCTTCGCACCTTATGGCGGATCGTATTACCATTAACAAGACGGGGGATTATCGCTGGTTCAATACTGGTGTTTGTCCCGACAGTAGGTGCTTTTATTACACCCGATATTTTAGGCGGTGCTAAAACAATGATGGTAGGAAATCTGATTCAAAATCAATTTCTTAAAGCTCGCGACTGGCCTTTTGGTTCTGCCCTTTCTATGTTATTAATGGTATTAGTCTTAATTCCCATGTTAGTCTATTTCCATCTTTCAGAAGCAGAAAATTAA
- a CDS encoding ABC transporter permease, producing the protein MNDNKIKLDLLIRSIGKLWLWGQAALGFSFLYLPILILIIYSFNTSRSNAIWRGFTLDWYRSLFAGAGVIVLGSAQGTANISDAGLWEAVNNSLLIAAISTLLATIFGTMIALALERFRFPGRRMLEALLFLPIIIPEITMGISLLVFFTLVFRLVENLIGIRLTLGLPTVIIGHIAFNISFVTITVRARLAELDPALEEAALDLGANEWRTFWRIILPLIWPGIFSAALLAFTLSLDDFVISFFTSGVGSTTLPLFVYGMIKFTVTPAINAISTLMLLVSLLLVVSSLTIQKS; encoded by the coding sequence ATGAATGACAACAAAATAAAATTAGATTTATTGATTCGTTCAATTGGCAAACTTTGGCTTTGGGGGCAAGCAGCATTAGGATTCTCCTTCCTTTACTTGCCAATTCTAATATTAATTATTTACTCCTTCAATACCTCCCGGTCTAATGCCATTTGGCGCGGTTTTACCCTAGACTGGTATCGGAGCTTATTCGCAGGCGCGGGTGTAATCGTACTCGGCTCAGCCCAAGGAACTGCTAACATTAGCGATGCAGGATTATGGGAAGCTGTAAATAATAGCTTGCTAATTGCTGCTATCTCTACCCTGCTAGCGACAATCTTTGGTACGATGATAGCGCTGGCATTGGAGCGCTTTCGCTTTCCTGGTCGCAGAATGTTGGAAGCATTACTTTTTTTGCCGATTATCATTCCTGAGATTACAATGGGCATTTCCTTGCTAGTTTTCTTTACCCTAGTATTTCGGCTAGTAGAAAATCTAATCGGAATTCGCCTTACTCTCGGTTTGCCTACGGTAATTATCGGTCACATTGCCTTTAATATTTCCTTTGTTACTATTACTGTGAGAGCTCGTTTGGCAGAACTAGACCCAGCTTTAGAAGAAGCAGCCTTAGATTTAGGCGCAAATGAATGGCGAACTTTTTGGCGAATCATTTTACCCTTAATCTGGCCTGGTATTTTCAGCGCGGCGCTGTTAGCTTTCACCTTATCTTTAGATGATTTTGTCATCAGTTTCTTTACTAGCGGTGTGGGTTCAACGACCCTACCTTTGTTCGTTTATGGGATGATTAAGTTTACGGTGACACCAGCCATCAATGCAATCTCAACTTTAATGTTGCTAGTTTCTCTATTACTTGTGGTATCATCACTAACTATCCAGAAAAGTTAA
- a CDS encoding ABC transporter substrate-binding protein has product MKRLLTFLLLFMISAILPFGCSGSTPNGAETTRGSEKILSIYNYSTYIAPEAIAQFEKENSVKIKYDTYDNSDALYAKLKQGNPGYDVIFPADYMVKIMVSENMLEPLNLDKIPNKKNLDTKFVNQSFDPGNKYSFPYQWGTMGIGYNLKATKGEVNSWRAMLDPKFTGKVAWQDDARYTFAGVLMYLGYNPNTTNPNEINKARDLLIENKAMIAAFVPDTGQNLLAQGEVNLTMEWSGDIFQVMKENPDLRFAIPKEGTIVFTDNIAIPKNAPNKELAEKFIDFVLQPEVGAKISNFIHFSSPNKAAIDRGLIDEKDRKNQQIYPPSEIFSKLKYIEDVGKATGLYDQAWTEVKAAFGK; this is encoded by the coding sequence ATGAAACGTCTACTAACTTTCCTTCTGTTGTTTATGATTAGCGCCATCTTGCCTTTCGGCTGTAGCGGTAGCACTCCCAATGGTGCTGAAACGACCAGAGGTAGTGAAAAAATCCTGAGCATTTACAACTATTCAACTTATATTGCACCGGAAGCTATCGCGCAATTCGAGAAAGAGAACAGCGTCAAAATCAAATACGACACCTACGACAATAGCGATGCTTTATATGCAAAACTAAAGCAAGGAAACCCCGGTTACGACGTAATATTTCCAGCCGACTATATGGTAAAAATTATGGTCTCTGAGAATATGCTTGAGCCGCTTAATCTAGATAAAATTCCTAACAAGAAAAACCTCGATACTAAGTTTGTTAACCAATCCTTCGATCCCGGCAATAAATACTCATTTCCTTACCAGTGGGGGACTATGGGTATTGGCTATAATCTGAAAGCAACAAAGGGCGAAGTGAACAGTTGGAGGGCAATGTTAGACCCAAAATTCACGGGTAAAGTAGCATGGCAAGACGATGCGCGGTACACATTTGCAGGTGTCTTGATGTATTTAGGATATAACCCTAATACCACTAATCCCAATGAGATTAATAAAGCTCGTGACTTGCTGATCGAAAATAAGGCAATGATTGCCGCTTTTGTGCCCGATACAGGTCAAAACTTGCTCGCTCAAGGAGAAGTAAATCTGACAATGGAATGGAGCGGCGATATTTTCCAGGTAATGAAAGAAAACCCCGACCTACGTTTTGCGATTCCCAAAGAAGGAACAATTGTTTTTACTGATAACATAGCTATTCCCAAGAATGCACCGAATAAAGAGTTAGCTGAGAAATTTATTGACTTTGTTTTACAGCCAGAAGTCGGTGCAAAAATATCTAATTTTATCCACTTTAGTTCGCCCAATAAGGCAGCAATAGATCGGGGTTTAATCGATGAAAAAGACAGGAAAAATCAACAAATTTATCCTCCAAGTGAGATATTCTCTAAACTCAAATATATTGAGGATGTTGGTAAAGCGACGGGCTTATACGATCAAGCATGGACTGAGGTTAAGGCCGCATTTGGGAAATAA
- a CDS encoding ABC transporter ATP-binding protein, whose translation MYAVELANISKCFKDSRKKDCLAVDNINLQIADGEFFSLLGPSGCGKTTTLRLIAGFEIPTIGEVYIHGEPMKDRPPFHRPVNTVFQNYALFPHLTLAQNVAFGLEMENLPRREIKVRVADTLALVQLTDMEKRYPRQLSGGQQQRVALARALVKQPSVLLFDEPLGALDLKLRKEMQIELKRMQQKLGITFIYVTHDQEEALTMSDRIAVMYQGQVQQVGTPIDIYEYPKTRFVADFIGETNFLTGRVIESGAGKVVVFVDEKLPVLVANVEDMPVGKVLTLVVRPEKATIYPSDDGEDGWLGTVEEVVYIGTDTRYSVQLTEQSSVVVRKQNLHRDDLRRYAVGERVRVVVSPESICILDSDKY comes from the coding sequence ATGTACGCAGTTGAACTGGCTAATATTTCCAAGTGTTTTAAAGACTCTCGCAAAAAAGATTGCCTAGCTGTAGATAACATCAACCTGCAAATTGCTGATGGAGAATTCTTTTCACTATTGGGGCCGTCTGGCTGCGGTAAAACTACCACTTTACGACTAATTGCTGGCTTTGAAATTCCTACAATAGGTGAAGTTTACATTCACGGGGAACCGATGAAAGATCGTCCGCCATTTCACCGCCCAGTTAATACAGTTTTTCAGAATTATGCTCTTTTTCCACACTTGACGCTGGCTCAAAATGTGGCTTTTGGTTTGGAAATGGAGAATTTACCACGCCGAGAAATTAAGGTTCGCGTTGCTGATACTCTGGCGTTGGTACAATTAACTGATATGGAAAAACGCTATCCACGTCAGTTGTCAGGGGGACAGCAGCAACGGGTAGCATTAGCAAGAGCATTAGTAAAACAACCTTCTGTATTACTGTTTGATGAACCGCTGGGAGCTCTGGATTTGAAGCTGCGGAAGGAAATGCAGATAGAATTAAAACGGATGCAGCAAAAGTTAGGAATTACTTTTATTTATGTGACGCACGATCAGGAAGAAGCTTTAACGATGTCTGATAGAATTGCAGTGATGTATCAAGGACAGGTGCAACAAGTTGGCACGCCGATTGATATTTATGAATATCCGAAAACTCGCTTTGTTGCTGATTTTATTGGCGAGACTAATTTCTTAACGGGGCGAGTAATTGAAAGTGGGGCGGGTAAGGTTGTGGTGTTCGTTGATGAAAAGTTACCAGTATTAGTTGCTAACGTAGAAGATATGCCAGTGGGCAAAGTTTTAACGCTGGTTGTGCGACCAGAAAAAGCTACTATTTATCCTTCAGATGATGGAGAAGATGGTTGGTTGGGGACGGTGGAAGAGGTGGTTTATATTGGTACTGATACGCGATATTCCGTGCAGTTGACGGAGCAGAGTTCTGTGGTGGTTCGCAAGCAGAATTTACACCGAGATGATTTGCGTCGGTATGCGGTGGGTGAGAGGGTGCGGGTGGTGGTATCGCCGGAGAGTATTTGTATTTTAGACTCGGATAAGTATTAA
- a CDS encoding PIN domain-containing protein, whose protein sequence is MSNNFPAVLLILDVDVVMGTNSQTWQQYAKAGSCYVPEVVFEEMEFLADEADSDREKLAREFLRFFPASGWQVTDALETHPNLEPAVGGNQSKHTRMVVAIAQCVYGFALENPESLVVFVCNNQSLLKRMQALGLGNLCGITAAMLSQWAKRGEQPMPVTQKLQNLMRSQTSKKPSQQTRLQTGNTSFGKTDISNGKLPTRSGKTDLSSGKLPTRGVSTMKTTGGTTGISKNNSSGSTFSKTGASGGHPGSRQKTSASKRHDDEVQYEGINYRPKMTSAPRGPGILSHLINGLGALFFLTLAIGIAWRGVQPQSFNQFWQQKVVPILPQQVKQFVK, encoded by the coding sequence ATGAGTAATAATTTTCCTGCGGTCTTATTAATTCTTGATGTTGATGTAGTAATGGGTACTAATTCCCAAACATGGCAACAATATGCCAAGGCGGGAAGTTGCTATGTCCCGGAAGTGGTGTTTGAGGAAATGGAATTTTTGGCAGATGAGGCAGATAGCGATCGCGAAAAACTAGCTAGAGAATTTTTGCGATTTTTTCCCGCTAGTGGTTGGCAGGTGACAGATGCTTTAGAGACTCACCCCAATTTAGAACCTGCTGTTGGGGGAAATCAAAGCAAACATACGCGGATGGTAGTGGCGATCGCTCAGTGCGTTTATGGTTTTGCTCTCGAAAACCCAGAATCCCTAGTAGTTTTTGTCTGCAATAACCAGTCACTATTAAAGCGGATGCAAGCTTTGGGACTGGGAAACCTTTGCGGAATTACGGCGGCGATGTTGTCCCAGTGGGCGAAGAGAGGGGAACAACCAATGCCAGTAACTCAGAAATTGCAAAATTTGATGCGATCGCAAACTTCCAAGAAACCCTCCCAGCAGACTCGTTTGCAGACTGGAAATACTTCTTTCGGCAAAACAGATATATCTAATGGCAAATTGCCAACCCGAAGCGGCAAAACAGATTTGTCTAGCGGCAAATTGCCAACGCGAGGCGTTTCTACAATGAAAACAACGGGGGGCACAACTGGTATTAGCAAAAATAATTCTTCTGGGAGTACATTCAGTAAAACAGGTGCTTCTGGGGGCCATCCAGGATCGCGACAAAAAACATCAGCATCGAAGCGTCATGATGATGAAGTTCAATATGAGGGGATAAATTATCGACCAAAGATGACATCTGCTCCTAGAGGGCCGGGAATTTTATCTCATTTAATTAATGGATTGGGAGCTCTATTTTTCTTAACTTTAGCAATAGGAATTGCATGGCGAGGAGTTCAACCTCAGAGTTTCAATCAGTTTTGGCAACAAAAAGTAGTGCCTATATTGCCGCAGCAGGTAAAGCAGTTTGTGAAATAA